Below is a genomic region from Lusitaniella coriacea LEGE 07157.
TACGGCTTTGCAGCAGCGCGGTTGTAACGTTATTTTGCTCGAACGGGGAACCTTGCGAGGGCGGGATCAGGAGTGGAATATTTCTCGTGAGGAGTTGGGGGTACTGCTGGAGTTAGAGTTGTTGAGTAAAGAAGAATTGGAACGCGCGATCGCGACAGAGTACAATCCCGCGCGAGTAACCTTTCACCAAGGCTGCGAAATTTGGGTCAACGACGTTCTCAACATCGGTGTCGATCCTGTTTTTCTTCTGGAAACCCTCAAACAAAAATTCCTCGCCGCAGGGGGAGATTTATTAGAAAAGACTCCCTTTAAAAGCGCGATCGTTTATCCCGATGGGGTTTTAATTAGCGCCGGAGAACAGTCCTTTACCACCCGTTTGCTCGTCGATGGCATGGGACACTTTTCCCCGATTGCCCAACAAGCTAGAAAGGGCGAAAAACCAGAAGGGGTCTGCTTGGTGGTAGGGAGTTGCGCGCGCGGCTACGAGGAGAACGAGACAGGGGATCTGATCGCCTCCTTCACCCCCATCCAAAATCAATGCCAGTACTTCTGGGAAGCCTTTCCCGCCAGGGATGGCAGGACAACCTATCTCTTTACCTACGTCGATCCCCATCCCGATCGCGTCAGCCTCGAATTTCTCATGGATGAGTATTTGCGCCTGCTGCCCGAATATCAAAACGTCGCGCGATCGCGCCTAGACTTCCAACGCTTTCTCTTCGGTTTCTTTCCCGCCTACCGCAAAACCCCCCTGCGCGTTCCCTGGGATCGCGTCCTCCCCATCGGCGACAGTAGCGGCGCGCAATCTCCCGTGAGCTTTGGCGGATTCGGTTCGATGGTACGCCACCTCAAACGCCTCACCCTCGGCATCGAAGAAGCCCTACAAAGCGATTGTTTAACCAAAGAGGCACTAGACCTCCTTCAGCCCTATCAGCCCAATATCTCCGTTTCCTGGCTCTTTCAGCGAACCATGAGCGTCCCGGTCGATCGCGCGGTTTCCCCCAATCGGATCAATGAACTGATGAGCGGCGTATTTGAAGTCATGGATCGATTAGGCGACGACGTTCTCAAACCTTTTTTACAGGATGTCATTCAGTTTCCCGCACTCACCAAAACCCTCCCTCGCGTCAACCCCCAACTCGTACTCCCATTCCTACCTCAAATTGGCGTACCCATGCTTGCAGATTGGTTGGGACATTACCTCAATTTAGGGCTGTATAGCACCCTATCTTCCGTTGGCGATCGCGCGGACAAACTCGGACTCCACCAATACGCCCAAAAACTCTCCCCCCAAAAGCAATACTACTATCACCGTTGGTTGGATGCCTGGAAATATGGTTCGGGAGGAGATTTTTGATGACGGGGAAACAGGAGGATAGGATGATAGGGAGAAAAGAAACCCTAAAACTCATATTTCGCCCTTTGAAGAGTTGCGCTCAGGTGTACGAATTTCTGGTCATAAATATATGACTTACCACAAATTAAATGCTATTTTCATGCTACAAGAAAAATTTTTCTGAGAGTTTACCCTGATGAACAACCCAGCACGTTCAACGTCTCAAAATCCGCCACCTTCAAACAGTTTCTTCTCCAGGTTTACCCGATGGCACATCTTTTATCTAGGGACGGCTGTTGGCGCAGTTCTTACTGCTTGTGTACTTTCTGCGGGGGGCTATGCCTACCTTCGTTTCACTCAGGATGCCATCTCAGTGAAAAACGGTCAGGTGAGCATCGCCGAGAACAACCCGACGAACACTACCCATACGGAAGATAATCCAGCTCCCAAGGGAAAGAAAATCGCCACTGCCGATGGTAATGGTGTTGCCGTTGGTAGCGGCGATGATTCTGACATCAGTCGCGATCACACCAACTCGCTCAATGGAAACAATAACGATTTTGTGGGGGGCGACCGCACCACCTCGTCCAGTGGACATAACAGCCCATCAATCACAGGCGAGACTATCACCGTTTTCTACAACAACAACCGTGAGCTGCCTGGATTTGATAAAAACTCCGGTTTTACCGCGCCCCCTTCAGATTTGAGTAAATACTCAAAAGCCAGCGACTTACAGCCCGATTCTTTCATGAAGCAGTCTTCTGCCAAAAATCTTGAATTTGAGACGGAAGAGATTGTCATTGGAGGAAAGATTTATCAATCCTTCTTCCAAGTGGATCGCTACGCCGATAATAGTCGCTTCGTCTTTAAATTAGATGGCCAACAGAAAGCGGCACTCTTGCAATTTGGTTTACCCGATTTAACCTCGGGTGATACCAGTACTGGAGTTTATCTCGTTAAGATTTACGCTGATGGCAAACTGCTTTGGGCGGGAGAATGCCAGCGCAGTCAAAGTCGTCAGATTATTTCCGTCCCGATCGATATTCCTGGGGCAACGGCTTTGAGGATCGAAGTGACGAGTAATGGAAGTAATCCAACTTCCCTATATTTCACGGAAGCTCAGTTATTAAGAGGCTCTTAAGAAGCGCCTAATAGAAACAATCACGATTGGATATGACCGTTGTTCACCATATTATGTTCGGGAGAGCCGAAATTCAAAAGATATGTCAATGAATTTTCAGTCAAAAATATCATTCCTAGCTGTCTTCGGATTACTTGTATCATTAACAAGTGGATGTTCATTTTTTGAAAAAAGTGTTAATTTTCCTGCTTCTCGTCTCAAGATCGAGATCCAAGATTTGCAACTGGATTCAACAAACAAGAAAAATCTTAAAGTAGTTACCTATGCAGAAACAAAAGATTTAAAAAAGGAAAAAGAAAGTATTAGAATTCCACAATATTCTAATGGATACACAACCATTATAGCTGTTAAGTCAAATGATACAGTTAAGTTAATGGATTTTTTTGTTACAGATGTCAATGCAACGACTTATATTACTTCAACAGCCTCAACTGCGAAATTCACAATTGTAATTCCAAACTACTAATATCCAGTAAAAAATGAGTCAAGCTGTTATTAAATTTTCCTCAGAAGACTGTGGAATTTGCCACAAAATGTCCTTCTACGACCAAAAAGTCGCAACAGAGTTGGACTTAGACTTTATTGATGTCAAAATGCAAGACACCCAAACCTATCGCAAGTATCGTCAGATTCTCCTGGCGCAATACCCCAACAAAGAAGGAATGGGATGGCCCACTTACTTGATTTGCGACTCGCCAGAGGGTGATTTTAAGATTTTAGGGGAAGTCAAAGGCGGACATCCCAAAGGCGAATTTCGCGATCGACTCAAGTCCGTTCTCGCCAGCGCGTCCGATCTTTAAGTGCTTGCCACAAAGCACAAAAAAGGTGTTAAATTCGGTTGAAGCTTCTTTCGTCAGTATCATATTGCCTTGAAGCACTATCCTCGTTGGGCTATTGTCTCCCTTATGGCTAATGGACTTTTTTTGCTCGCGATCGCGTACCTCTTGCAGCGCGAGCAGCAATTGCCGACGATCGCGCAAATTAGTGCGTCTCTCCCTTCAACCCACCTCTTAGCGCAACCGCCCCAAGCTAATATCCCTGACGTTGGGGAACAGTACAAATTAAGCTATCAACAGTGGGTCACATTACTCGAACAAGAAGCAATAGTCGCCGCGCAAAATAAACAAGAGAATCTGTTCGTCCTCCTGGGAGACTCCATTAGTCTTTGGTTTCCCCAAGAAATGCTCCCCACCGATAAAGACTGGCTCAATCAAGGAATTTCGGGAGAAACGACAAGAGGTTTACTGGGACGTTTGGCACTGCTCGACGAAACCGAACCCAAAGCAATCTTTATTATGATCGGGATCAACGATCTGATTAAGGGAGTCAAAGACGAGACAGTTGTTGCCAACCAATTACTCATTGTTCGCTATCTCAAACAGGTTCATCCCAACTCAACGATTATCCTGCAATCGATTTTGCCCCATAGCGCCGACAAAGCCACATGGGAAGGGCGCGATCGCCTGCTGGCGCTTCCCAACCAGCGCATTCGAGGGATTAATCAACGGTTGCGCGCGATCGCGCAAGCAGAAGACATCCTCTTTCTCGATCTCTACCCCCTCTTTGCCGACGAAAGAGGCAACCTCAGAACAGAATTCAGCACAGACGGACTACACCTCAGCCAACAAGGATACATTCTCTGGCAAACCGCACTCCAAGTTTTCATTCAAGCCAAACTCGATTCAAAATAATTTAAAAAATACAATGGACACAAAAGCTTTCAAACGCGCCCTCAACAACTCCGAACGCTATCACCGCAAAGGATTCGGACATCAAGAAGATGTCACCCTAACCCTCAACGCCGAATACCAAAGTCCCCTCATTCAAGAAATTCGCAACAACCACTACCAACTCAAACGGGGACAAGTCACCATCAAACTCGCCGAATCCTTCGGCTTCTGTTGGGGAGTCGAACGCGCCGTCGCAATGGCATACGAAACCCGCCAGCACTTTCCCCAGGAACAAATTTGGATCACCAACGAAATCATTCACAACCCCTCCGTCAACCAACGCCTGCGAGAAATGAACGTCAGTTTCATCGCCGTTAACGACGGACACAAAGACTTTTCTGTTGTTGGCGAAGGAGATGTCGTTATTTTGCCCGCCTTTGGTGCCAGCGTCAGCGAAATGCAACTCCTCAACGATCGCGGCTGCACCATCGTAGACACCACCTGTCCTTGGGTATCAAAGGTTTGGAACTCCGTCGAAAAACACAAAAAACGCAACTACACCTCGATCATTCACGGCAAATACAACCACGAAGAAACCATCGCTACCAGTTCCTTCGCCGATACCTACCTCGTCGTCCTCAACTTAGACCAAGCCAACACCGTCGCCGATTATATCCTCAACGGCGGCAACAAAGACGAATTTTTAGCCCAGTTTAAAAACGCCCATTCCCAAGGCTTCGATCCCGATCGCGATCTCGACTGCATCGGCATCGCCAACCAAACCACCATGCTCAAAAGCGAAACCGAACAAATCGGCAAACTCTTCGAGCATACCATGCTCAAAAAATACGGGCCCACCGCCCTCAACGACCACTTCATGAGCTTCAACACCATTTGCGACGCAACCCAAGAACGGCAAGATGCCATGTTCGATCTCGTCAAAGAAGAATTAACCCTCATGGTTGTCATTGGCGGCTACAACTCCTCCAACACCACCCACCTCCAGGAAATCGCCACAGAACGACAAATTCCCTCCTACCACATCGATAGCGCCCATCGCATCGACCCTCCCAATAATCGCGTCGAACACAAACCCCTGGGGAAAGATCTAGAACTGCAAGAAAATTGGCTTCCAGAGGGAGAAATTGTTGTCGGCGTTACTTCTGGCGCATCCACCCCCGATAAAGTCGTCGAAGAAGCCATCGAAAAAATCTTTGAGGTAAAAGCGATCGCGGCAAAAGCCAATGCCTCCGTCGGCGTATAAAATTGATACACTTGAAGGAGCAACGCTACGGGAAATCCAGCGATATGAGTTCGGGGTTCTAAATTCAGAATTCACAACTGATAACTGATATAGCAGTCGCCAGAACAGTTAGGACAACAGCCAAAGCTGAAACCTTGACCCTCCAAGCCTTTCCCTTCTGCCCTCTGCCCTCTGCCTTTTGCTATGACTGATAACTGAAGTGAGCGATCCCTTCCAAGAAAAACGGTTGAAACACTTACAGATGTATCTGTATTTTGTTCCAGTGGCGGGCATCTTCCCCGCCTTGTGGACGCTATTGCGTAAAGGAGGAGATCGCGAACAGCGTTCGGCAAGTCGCCTCGCCATTACCCTCGCCCTCACATGGTTCCTCGCCTACAGTTTACTCTCCACCGGAGCCACCCAAACCACCGAACTCTTAAAATTTCGCCTGCTCTTTATCGACGGCTTGCTCACCTCCGGCTACTTCCTGACGTGTTTGGGCTTAATGCTACGGGTGTGGCGACGCAAATCTCCTCGATTGCCGGGAATCAGCAAACTTGCCGAACGGACAATGGGCAAACATTCTTCCTAAATAAGTTCGGATAACCCTACCCCGTCAGAAGATAAACCCATCAATGCTAAACTTTGCCTTGTAACTTTCCCCGATAAGGCAAGTTAGTTCGTGTAAAGATTGCTATAAGAGCGAAAAAGCCATTAGACTGCTCTTAAAATTACACAATTACTCATTTTTGGTGTGTGAGGAAGCCCGTGTCAGTTCAAAAAATTCCACCTCAAAGTCGCCCTAGAAAAACATCCATTCGTCCCACCGCACGCAAAGACTACGCGCGCCAACATCGTCGTCGCTGGCTTGTGATTGGGGCGGGTTTAGCCGCCGTGGGAGTCGTTTCTGCCGCAGCAGGGGCTTTACTGGCATTCTCCCTCTCAGCAACACCCCTACGGCAATCTCAACTCTCGCCAGAAGAAGAAGCGGTCTTCCAGGATGAGGCAATCTCGACGCAAAATCTTAAATTGCCCTCTCTCACGCGCCCCGTTAACATTCTCTTCATCGGCACCAAGGTTTTATCCTCCGATATCGATCGCTCCACAGAAAAAGAGTTGGGTTACGATGCCCTCGTCAATTCCTTTGACGGCTTGGCGGATACCATGTTGTTGCTGCGCTTCGATCCCACAAAAGACAAATTAGCCATTATTTCCATTCCCCGCGATACAAAAACTCGCATTAAAGGGCATGGGATTACCAAGATTAATAACGCCAATTACTACGGCGGCCCTGCCCTCACCGCTAAAACGATTAGCGATCTGCTCGAAGGGGTTCAAATCGATCGCTACGTCAGAGTTAACGTTCAAGGGGTTGAAAAGCTGATTGATGCCCTGGGAGGCGTAGAAGTCTATGTCCCCAAAGACATGAAGTATACCGATCAAACCCAACACCTCTACATCGATCTTAAGGAAGGAGAACAGCGCCTAGACGGGGATAAGGCGATGCAATTCTTGCGCTTTCGCTACGATAAATATGGCGATATCGGGCGGGTACAGCGACAGCAAGCGCTGATTCGGGCGACGATCGAACAGGCGTTGAAACCGAGTACCTTGGTACGAATTCCCAAAATTCTCAAGATTATCCAATCTCACATCGATACCAATTTGAGTGTAGAGGAATTGGTCGCCTTGGCAGGTTTTGCTGCCCATACCGAACGCTCGAAGGTGGAAATGACGATTGTTCCTGGGGATTTTAATGGCACGGGTCAAAATGGCGTGAGCTATTGGCTGCCCAACCGCCGTAAGATTCGGGAGGTCATGGCCCAGTACTTCGACCGAGGCTATAATGAGGTGACATCGACACTTCCCTCTGCCTTAAGCGTTGCGATTCAAGACAGTACCGGGCAACCCGAAGCAGTTCGGTCTTTGTTGACCATGCTGCAAAATGCGGGGTACCAAAATGTTTATGTGGATGCGGACTGGCACGAACCCCTGGAAATGACCCGCGTCATTGCCCAAAAAGGCGATCGCGAAAGCGCGGAAACTCTACAAACGAACTTAGGCTTTGGAGAGGTTCGAGTCGAAAGTACGGGTATCCTTAGCTCCGATCTTACGATTCAGTTAGGTAAGGATTGGCTAGATCGAGAAGACAGTCAAAGTCTTTTACCCAACGGCTTATAAACGCACAACGGGAAGAGTCTTGGGGTTAGAGAACCCCATTAAGGCAATTTGCTGATTAATTTTAAAGAGAGAGCGGTATGAATCCCAAGCCTGCTGTTGTAATTGCGGCAATTTTATTGGGCGCGCTCGCGCCCTTCCCCGGACACACAGCCCAAAAACCCACCTCCTTCAAGCAATCTGACTTCGTTTTAGCCGAAGAACTTCCCCCTTTTGAGGATGGTTATCGCATTGGCTATCAACTGGGACGCGATCTCGTAGAGATCCGCTTCGCGGCGCGCGGGCGAGAATACTATCAAAGCCGTGCGGGTTACAATCCACAGGTTCTAGGGATGGGCAATAGCACCCCCCCAGAAAACGAGCGCGATCGTCAAGGCATTGCTGGGTATCAAGCTGGCTTCCTGGCAGGTTTTCACGATGGTTACGCAGAAAACACTCAAGCAAGCATTGCAGAAATCGAGCGCTTCAACGACGGCTACGACCAAGGGTACCATTCCGGATTGGATGAAGCCCTTGCTTGTAAAAAAAATCCTGCCTGCGCCTATCGCCCGACACCGAATTCTCGCAAGCAGGAAGACAAATTTTACGACAATGGTTACAACATCGGCTATTGGCAAGGGTTCGAGCGAGGATGGAGCCTTGAGAAAGCTAATTGACGCTGGAGGTAAAACGAATTTTGAGATAATCATCCTCCATCCTTGCACCCGAAGGATTCAGGGCTGCTAACGCCTGGGGCAACACTAAATTGCGTCGATGATTGCCAATCCGAACATTTAACTCATCTCCCGTCTTATTCAGTTGAATTTTATCCTTGGTGATTCCAGGTAAATACAGTTCCAAGCTGTATCGATCTTTCTCTTGAACGACACGGATCGTATTTTCTTGGTAATAAACTTGAGCGGGATCTTCATCTGCATACAGCGTTTCTTTGAGACGTTCTAATGCCGCCAAACCACACATTTCTTCCGAAAATAGAGGAACTTCTTTCACCGGTAATGGGTGAAAGTTATCGTGAATCTCTTGCTTGTAAATTTTCTGATTCTCTTTCCAACGTTGGAAAAAAGGATCGGTAATTTCGTCGGGAATGATTCGATTCGCAACAACAAGATCCGTCGAAACATTGTATAAACTTAAGTACGCATGGGCGCGAAGAGACTCCTTAATTACCATCTTCTCCGGATTAGTCACTAACCGCACTGAAGTTTTTTGATTATCAGTTAAAACCTTCTCTAACGCCTCAATTTGTTCGTAAAATTCGTAAGGGGCATCCATCACCTCTTTATCCGGTAAAGAGAAGCCTGCAATAGGTTTAAAAAGCGGCTCCACTAAAGGTCTAAGAGCAACTGACATTCCCTGTAACGGCTTGTAAAATCTTCTCATGTACCATCCTCCCACTTCAGGAATGCTCAACAGCCGCAATGCAGTTCCAGTGGGTGCGGAGTCAATAATCAAAACATCATAAAACCCCTCGTCGTAATGGCGTTTCATGCGTACCAGACCAAAGATTTCGTCCATTCCAGGTAAAATAGCCAGTTCTTCTGCTTGTACGCCCTCCAATCCCCGCGCTTGCAAGACTTGAGTGATGTAGCGCTTCACTGCTCCCCAGTTTCCTTCCAACTCCATCAGTGCATCTAATTCCGCTCCCCAAAGATTGGGGCGTACCTGGGAGGGTTCGTGTCCCATCTCAAGGTCAAAACTATCGGCAAGGGAGTGAGCGGGGTCAGTACTGAGAACGAGGGTTTTATAACCTAACTCCGCACAACGGAGTCCTGTTGCTGCGGCAACAGAGGTTTTCCCAACGCCACCTTTACCGGTCATGAGGATTACGCGCATGAGTTGTATTTATCCTTCCCTGAGAAATATTTACATTATTTAACTTTAGCGGGTTTTGCTGGTAAAAAAATGTTGCTTGATGACATTGAAGCGAGAACAGTGCCAGTAATCGATATGGGAAACAATGCGTTCCTCATCGTTGAGTAGGAGTTCGCTGCGTCCGGGAATCACAATTCGAGGAGTCCAAGGAAGAGGTGTTGTCCAGCTTAGTGTCCATTCTGTCTTGACCTTCTGACCCGTGCGATGAATGTCGTGTAAGGTCAGGCAAACATCTTTGAACCAAGTTTTCATGAATTGAATCATGGACTGGTAGCGGGTCAAACCTCGAAATTCGGTGAGGGGATCTTTGAAGTAAACGTTGGGGTCGTAAATTTCGTAGGTTGGATTGTTGGGAAAACGCTGATAGTCTGCTTTAAGGGTTTGTAGAATATCCATGAGTTTGCAATTGGGGAGCGATCGACTGGGCTTTCTTCATCTTAACTTTACAAAATACCTACACATTTGAAGAAACGTAAATGACGTTAATAATACCTTCCAAATTCACGTAGGATGAAGAACAAAGAATACTTGGAAAGTAGTAATTTGCACTCTATCTCTTAAATTAATTCGATTATCCTTCACTAAAAGCCTGCCTCTTTGCAGAATTTACTGTGAATGAGAGCGTCTCGTCAAACATTGGTTAAGGGCTGAGTCTAAGCAAATTCTATTACTTTTAGTTTTCTTGAACCCCCGTTAAGCATTTCCTTTTCAAATCGGTTTCCCTGAAAATAGATTGTTGCAATTCGATCGCATTTGAAAGCGTAGGATAAAGCATTCTGTGAATATCTGTTTTTTTGTGAAGTTAGATTGAACTTCTGGGATTTTTAATGAAGATAAAAATTGATTGTTACGATTGGGATAACTTTAAATTCTAAATACATACTGTACGATCAACTCTTTATTGAAATATGTTTCTGTATCTGTTCAACCCAAACCTAGTGAGTAAGCCTATCGCAAGTACAGTAATTTCGATGGCGTGGGGAGGGGTAGCAGGGTTGAGTTGTTTTTTAGGGTTAGGCTGTTTTTTGCTTTTTTGGCTTAAGCTCGGACAAGCTCGGCAATTGTTGGAGCAGTTCAACGAACAACTCGAACATCTTTTTCAGCAATATTGGTTTCAATTAACCATTCTCAATCGGCAATTGCAGGAAGAGGTGAGCCTGCGCCAGCACCTAGAGCAACAGTTACAACAGCAGAAAGAGTTGATTTCGCCCCAACAAAGTCTCCCAAAATGCCAAGATTTTGAGCCAGAACTCACGATACAACTCCGACAACAGTCTGCGGTTGCTCAACTGGGTCAATGGGGATTGGAAGGAGTCGATCTCTCAACCTTGATGGATCGAGCGGTTGCGCTGGTTTCTCGCGTCCTTGAGGTTAAGTCTTGTCTGATTTTGGAAGTGTTACCCGATGATAGTGCTTTGTGGTTAAAAGCGGGAGTGGGTTGGCAAGCAGGTTGTGTTCGTCAGGCGACTTTAGGTGTAGGGACGCATTCTTGGGCAGATTATACTCTACGCTCTCAAGCATCGGTGCTTTTTGAAGATGCACGCCTAGAAACCCGTTTTACGATACCTCCCTTATTGCGCGATCGTCATCTTACGAGCGGTCTGAGTTGTGCGATTCCAGGAAAAAACAAATCGTTTGGGATATTGGGCGTTTTTAGCGCGCGTTATAGAGTGTTTGGCGATCGCGAACGGAATTTTCTCCAAGCGATTGCCAGCGTCCTCGCCACCGCAGTTGCCCGCCAGCAGGCAGAAGACGAACTCCAACTCATGAAGCGCGCGATCGAAGCCAGTAGCAATGGGATTATCATCTCCGATGCCATCGCGTCAAAAATGCCCGTTGTTTACGTCAATTCTCGCTTCGAGCAACTTACCGGATATGGAAAAAAAGACATTTTGGGGCGCAACTGTCGCTTTCTCCAAGGGGAAGAAACAGACCAACTGTCCCTTGAGAAACTGCGAAAGGCGCTTTCAGAAGGTCGAGAATGCTATACCGTTCTGCGGAACTATCGCAAGGATGGTTCCCTCTTCTGGAACGAACTTCATGTCGCCCCGGTACGCAACGCTCAGGGACATCTCACGCATTTTATCGGCATTCAAAACGATATTACCAAACGCAAACAACTAGAAGAAACCCTTCGTCTGGTGGTCGAACAAACCTCTAGCGTGACGGGGACAGCATTTTTCCGCGCGATCGTTAGCACCCTCTCCTCCTTACTTCACGTTCGCTATGTGGGAATTGCAGAACCAACCACTCCCAACTACGAACGAGTGCGAACGATCGCTTTTTGGGATGGAGAAAAGTTTAACGAGGGATTTGAATTTGCAATGGTAGGAACGCCTTGCGAAACCATTAGCGGGAAGCGCCCCATTCTCTATTCAGAAAACGTACAAGCTATCTTTCCAGAAGATGATTATCTTAAAGAACATAACATTGAAAGCTATTGGGGGATTGCACTCTTTGATACCGCAGGTCAACGCTCAGGTCATTTATTTCTGATGGACGATAAGCCGCTCGTTCCCACAGAATGGAGCGAATCCCTGCTGCAAATTTTAATCGATCGCGTCAGTGCCGAACTCGATCGGGTGCGGGTTGAGAATGCCTTGCGGGATGAAGAAGCTCGGCTTCGCACCATTCTCTCAGCCACTTCCGATGCCCTTTTGGTCGTCGATACCCAAGGCTATGTTCATTTTGCCAATCCCGCCGCCGCATCCCTTTTTGGTCGTTCGATTGAAGTGCTTACCGGATACTGGTTCGGTTCTATTTTTGTCATTGGAGACATGGCGGAAATTGAAATTTTGCAACCCACAGGGAAACTCATTCTTGCAGAAATGCGGGTAGAAGAAACCCTTTGGGATCGACAAAGCGCTTATTTAGCAACCTTAAGGGACGTGACCGAACGGAGGGATGCAGAAGCCAAATTGCGCGAGAGCGAGGAAAAATATCGTCACATCGTTCAAACTGCGTCCGAGGGAATTTTGACGACCAATGCCGATGATAAAATTGCATTCGCGAATCAACAAATTGCTCAAATGCTCGGTTATCAGTCCGATGAGATGGTTGGAAAAACCCTTTTAGATTTTGTAGATAAAACCGATCGCGCAATGGTTGAGACACACCTCAATCGCTGTCAAGGAGAACGAGAAGAACAGTATGACTTTAGGCTGCGCTGCAAAGATGGAAGCGATCTTTGGGTGATTATTTCTGCAAGACCTTTCTTTGATAGCGAAGGGAACTACGCGGGAACCTTAAAAATGCTCACGGATATTACCGAACGCAAGCGAGTCGAAGCGCAACTGCATCACCATGCGTTTTACGATCCCCTCACGGATTTACCCAATCGATCGTTATTTATAAATCGGCTCAAGCGCACCATTCGCCGCTCGAAACGACACGGAGGCTATCCCTTTGCCGTCCTTTTTATGGACTTAGATGATTTCAAAGTGATTAATAATAGCCTCGGTCACATGGTCGGCGATCGATTTTTAATTGCGATTGCCCGTCGTCTCGAAGCCTGTCTGAATTCGAGCGATATCCTCGCGCGCTTGGGGGGGGATGAGTTTACGATTTTGTTAGAAGAAGTCCGGGATGTTGGGGACGCGATCGCGTTAGCCAAAAAAATCCATAAAATCCTCCAAGATCCGTTTGAAGTCGATAGCCGCGAGATTTTTACCAACGCGAGTATTGGAATTGCCCTGAGTAATAGCGAGTACCACTATCCCGAAGATTTTCTGAGAGATGCAGATGCAGCAATGTATAAAGCCAAAGCTCTTGGGAAAGCGCAATATGCAGTCTTTGACAGGGAAATGCACGAAAAAATCCTAGGGCGCTTGCACCTCGAAACCGACCTGCGGCGTGCCATAGAACGCCAAGAACTACTGGTATTTTATCAACCGATC
It encodes:
- a CDS encoding FAD-binding oxidoreductase; the protein is MTLAEQILSQMPDDVLGRLRGVDRLWQGLRETTPPIPKAIKESSNSLETLDWDVAICGGTLGILLGTALQQRGCNVILLERGTLRGRDQEWNISREELGVLLELELLSKEELERAIATEYNPARVTFHQGCEIWVNDVLNIGVDPVFLLETLKQKFLAAGGDLLEKTPFKSAIVYPDGVLISAGEQSFTTRLLVDGMGHFSPIAQQARKGEKPEGVCLVVGSCARGYEENETGDLIASFTPIQNQCQYFWEAFPARDGRTTYLFTYVDPHPDRVSLEFLMDEYLRLLPEYQNVARSRLDFQRFLFGFFPAYRKTPLRVPWDRVLPIGDSSGAQSPVSFGGFGSMVRHLKRLTLGIEEALQSDCLTKEALDLLQPYQPNISVSWLFQRTMSVPVDRAVSPNRINELMSGVFEVMDRLGDDVLKPFLQDVIQFPALTKTLPRVNPQLVLPFLPQIGVPMLADWLGHYLNLGLYSTLSSVGDRADKLGLHQYAQKLSPQKQYYYHRWLDAWKYGSGGDF
- a CDS encoding NPCBM/NEW2 domain-containing protein; translated protein: MNNPARSTSQNPPPSNSFFSRFTRWHIFYLGTAVGAVLTACVLSAGGYAYLRFTQDAISVKNGQVSIAENNPTNTTHTEDNPAPKGKKIATADGNGVAVGSGDDSDISRDHTNSLNGNNNDFVGGDRTTSSSGHNSPSITGETITVFYNNNRELPGFDKNSGFTAPPSDLSKYSKASDLQPDSFMKQSSAKNLEFETEEIVIGGKIYQSFFQVDRYADNSRFVFKLDGQQKAALLQFGLPDLTSGDTSTGVYLVKIYADGKLLWAGECQRSQSRQIISVPIDIPGATALRIEVTSNGSNPTSLYFTEAQLLRGS
- a CDS encoding thioredoxin family protein, coding for MSQAVIKFSSEDCGICHKMSFYDQKVATELDLDFIDVKMQDTQTYRKYRQILLAQYPNKEGMGWPTYLICDSPEGDFKILGEVKGGHPKGEFRDRLKSVLASASDL
- a CDS encoding GDSL-type esterase/lipase family protein, with the protein product MANGLFLLAIAYLLQREQQLPTIAQISASLPSTHLLAQPPQANIPDVGEQYKLSYQQWVTLLEQEAIVAAQNKQENLFVLLGDSISLWFPQEMLPTDKDWLNQGISGETTRGLLGRLALLDETEPKAIFIMIGINDLIKGVKDETVVANQLLIVRYLKQVHPNSTIILQSILPHSADKATWEGRDRLLALPNQRIRGINQRLRAIAQAEDILFLDLYPLFADERGNLRTEFSTDGLHLSQQGYILWQTALQVFIQAKLDSK
- a CDS encoding 4-hydroxy-3-methylbut-2-enyl diphosphate reductase, which produces MDTKAFKRALNNSERYHRKGFGHQEDVTLTLNAEYQSPLIQEIRNNHYQLKRGQVTIKLAESFGFCWGVERAVAMAYETRQHFPQEQIWITNEIIHNPSVNQRLREMNVSFIAVNDGHKDFSVVGEGDVVILPAFGASVSEMQLLNDRGCTIVDTTCPWVSKVWNSVEKHKKRNYTSIIHGKYNHEETIATSSFADTYLVVLNLDQANTVADYILNGGNKDEFLAQFKNAHSQGFDPDRDLDCIGIANQTTMLKSETEQIGKLFEHTMLKKYGPTALNDHFMSFNTICDATQERQDAMFDLVKEELTLMVVIGGYNSSNTTHLQEIATERQIPSYHIDSAHRIDPPNNRVEHKPLGKDLELQENWLPEGEIVVGVTSGASTPDKVVEEAIEKIFEVKAIAAKANASVGV
- a CDS encoding LCP family protein — encoded protein: MSVQKIPPQSRPRKTSIRPTARKDYARQHRRRWLVIGAGLAAVGVVSAAAGALLAFSLSATPLRQSQLSPEEEAVFQDEAISTQNLKLPSLTRPVNILFIGTKVLSSDIDRSTEKELGYDALVNSFDGLADTMLLLRFDPTKDKLAIISIPRDTKTRIKGHGITKINNANYYGGPALTAKTISDLLEGVQIDRYVRVNVQGVEKLIDALGGVEVYVPKDMKYTDQTQHLYIDLKEGEQRLDGDKAMQFLRFRYDKYGDIGRVQRQQALIRATIEQALKPSTLVRIPKILKIIQSHIDTNLSVEELVALAGFAAHTERSKVEMTIVPGDFNGTGQNGVSYWLPNRRKIREVMAQYFDRGYNEVTSTLPSALSVAIQDSTGQPEAVRSLLTMLQNAGYQNVYVDADWHEPLEMTRVIAQKGDRESAETLQTNLGFGEVRVESTGILSSDLTIQLGKDWLDREDSQSLLPNGL